One window of Pseudomonas sp. FP198 genomic DNA carries:
- a CDS encoding molybdopterin-dependent oxidoreductase yields the protein MNHPDGHDSALDHFIWPLTPGGILDRRDLLLRLGAEQRLMAAQDPVCRRDQRDYLLSLIDSASTLNRGAEQGSGFDAQRMRDVITEAAAKSHWGEPSGGRRTQGIAAHYDAQSYMAAVLDVELSDEGRLIVHDTVFVADLGAVENPGRLRAQLEGACLMGVAFVASAEFGATAADLCPTIAQRPRWPLVSWLPGHIAVHLINPTGEVQACQPSQVSYVPVVRALCDAIGKASDNRTSDLPLRSRLLERTGGR from the coding sequence ATGAACCACCCTGACGGGCACGACAGCGCACTTGACCACTTCATCTGGCCGTTGACGCCAGGTGGCATTCTGGACCGCAGAGACCTGTTGCTTCGCCTGGGCGCAGAACAGCGACTCATGGCCGCACAGGACCCTGTGTGCAGGCGCGATCAACGGGACTACCTGCTTTCACTGATCGATTCGGCCTCGACACTGAACCGTGGCGCTGAGCAAGGTTCAGGCTTCGACGCCCAGCGAATGCGTGATGTCATCACCGAAGCGGCCGCGAAAAGCCATTGGGGCGAGCCTTCAGGAGGTCGCCGAACGCAGGGCATCGCCGCTCACTACGATGCGCAGAGCTACATGGCCGCGGTACTCGATGTCGAGCTGAGCGACGAGGGTCGCCTGATTGTCCATGACACGGTGTTTGTCGCGGACCTGGGCGCTGTAGAAAACCCCGGCCGCCTGCGCGCTCAGCTGGAAGGCGCATGCCTGATGGGTGTGGCGTTCGTGGCCTCTGCTGAATTTGGCGCGACGGCGGCTGATCTGTGCCCGACCATCGCCCAGCGGCCCCGCTGGCCACTCGTCTCCTGGCTGCCAGGGCACATCGCGGTACACCTGATCAACCCCACGGGTGAGGTCCAGGCCTGCCAGCCCAGCCAGGTGAGCTACGTACCCGTCGTCCGGGCCTTGTGCGATGCGATCGGCAAAGCTTCGGACAATCGCACCAGCGATCTGCCGCTCAGAAGCCGGTTGCTCGAAAGAACGGGCGGACGCTAA
- a CDS encoding HD domain-containing phosphohydrolase — MTTADCIGVEDAILALSMVGDLSMGQPFDQSRRTARLVQMLAQACNGAGEHTETGRQVALLRWSGCTANAEGFTRLLGDDVEGRNAMLTHTLSEAGQRAMRRSTPLAQIHCEVSGDIAHTLGLKAEVELGLRHVFEQYDGEGRPSGLRHPQVPEVVYQVLLAGDLEILSRTHGLESALQWIASKRDRRYPAALAAEMLQNAEDWLDQLRTPQSVDSQVATAQVPLSLVADVIDLKLPWLAGYSRRASELVREAARLSGLSAPAIDHLGQAALIHGIGRAAVPNRLWNTPRALLDGDLEQVRLVPYWTSRACGQIPALAVPGQLAAHAYERLDGSGYFRSLGGDTLQTEHRLLAAALAWQAMLSERPWRPALSHDEASGLLLAEADQGRFDHRACQAVMAASRGDTTMTACKPGGGLLSERETEILRRISTGGSNKEVARQLGISPSTVRTHVESVFRKLQCTTRAAATLKALTLGLI; from the coding sequence ATGACGACAGCTGACTGTATCGGGGTGGAAGACGCCATCCTGGCGTTGTCCATGGTCGGCGACCTGAGCATGGGCCAGCCGTTCGATCAGTCGCGTCGCACCGCCCGCTTGGTGCAGATGCTCGCGCAGGCGTGCAACGGTGCTGGCGAGCACACCGAGACCGGACGCCAGGTGGCCTTGCTGCGCTGGTCAGGCTGCACCGCCAATGCCGAGGGCTTCACCCGGCTGCTGGGCGATGACGTCGAGGGCCGCAACGCGATGCTGACGCATACCCTCAGCGAGGCGGGGCAGCGGGCGATGCGCCGGTCGACGCCGCTGGCGCAGATTCATTGCGAAGTGTCCGGTGATATCGCTCACACATTGGGTTTGAAAGCCGAAGTCGAACTGGGTCTGCGTCATGTGTTCGAGCAATACGACGGCGAGGGAAGGCCGTCCGGCCTGCGTCATCCGCAGGTGCCGGAGGTGGTTTATCAGGTGTTGCTGGCGGGGGACCTGGAGATTCTGTCCCGTACGCATGGGCTGGAAAGCGCATTGCAATGGATTGCCAGCAAGCGCGATCGCCGTTATCCGGCAGCGCTTGCCGCTGAAATGCTGCAAAACGCCGAAGACTGGCTGGATCAACTGCGCACGCCGCAGTCAGTTGATTCGCAGGTAGCCACGGCACAGGTGCCGTTGAGCCTGGTTGCTGATGTGATCGATCTCAAGCTGCCGTGGCTGGCGGGGTACTCGCGACGTGCCTCGGAGCTGGTTCGAGAGGCCGCCAGGCTTTCCGGGCTGTCGGCGCCGGCCATTGACCATCTCGGCCAGGCGGCGCTGATCCATGGCATTGGCCGCGCGGCGGTGCCCAATCGCCTCTGGAATACTCCGCGAGCCTTGCTCGACGGGGATCTTGAGCAAGTGCGGTTGGTGCCTTACTGGACATCGCGAGCCTGTGGCCAGATACCCGCCCTGGCGGTGCCGGGTCAGCTGGCGGCACATGCCTATGAGCGCCTGGATGGCAGCGGTTATTTCCGCAGCCTGGGCGGCGACACATTGCAAACCGAACACCGTTTGCTCGCCGCGGCCCTGGCCTGGCAGGCGATGCTCAGCGAGCGGCCGTGGCGGCCAGCCTTGAGTCACGACGAAGCGAGTGGCCTGTTGTTGGCCGAGGCGGATCAGGGACGCTTCGATCATCGGGCCTGCCAGGCGGTAATGGCGGCGTCACGCGGGGACACCACGATGACAGCCTGCAAGCCGGGCGGTGGGCTGCTCTCCGAGCGTGAAACGGAGATTCTGCGGCGCATCAGTACCGGGGGGAGCAACAAGGAAGTGGCGCGTCAGTTGGGTATCAGCCCGAGCACCGTTCGCACCCATGTCGAAAGCGTGTTCCGCAAGCTTCAATGCACCACCCGGGCGGCGGCGACGCTGAAGGCCCTGACGCTGGGTTTGATTTGA
- a CDS encoding alpha/beta hydrolase, with the protein MFKPKALALTLAMTGSLFGGAVHAAPQQPSVVIVHGAFADGSDWGKVVPLLQAEGIKVTVVQNPLTSLADDVAATQRVLNNQESDVVLVGHSWGGTVISEAGTDKKVRSLVYVAAFAPDAGQAVKDLGKEYPAPSGVKDIAADKNGFLYMTTEGMARGFAQDLPPAQTAVMAATQGPIRASAFDDKTSAAAWNGKPSWYIVAKEDRMIQPDLQRAFAKKIGAKVSEIEASHVPQQSRPADVAKVIIQAVQKSQ; encoded by the coding sequence ATGTTCAAACCCAAGGCCCTTGCCCTCACACTCGCCATGACCGGTTCATTGTTCGGCGGCGCCGTCCATGCCGCGCCGCAACAGCCTTCAGTCGTGATCGTCCATGGCGCTTTCGCCGACGGCTCCGACTGGGGCAAGGTCGTCCCGCTGTTGCAGGCGGAAGGCATCAAGGTCACCGTCGTACAAAACCCGCTGACTTCCCTGGCGGACGATGTCGCCGCCACGCAGCGTGTACTGAACAACCAGGAGAGCGACGTCGTGTTGGTCGGCCATTCCTGGGGCGGCACCGTCATCAGCGAGGCTGGCACCGACAAGAAAGTCCGCAGCCTGGTGTACGTCGCCGCGTTTGCTCCGGATGCCGGTCAAGCCGTCAAGGACCTGGGCAAGGAGTACCCGGCTCCGTCCGGCGTGAAAGACATCGCCGCCGACAAGAACGGCTTCCTCTATATGACCACCGAGGGCATGGCTCGCGGTTTTGCCCAGGATCTTCCCCCCGCACAAACCGCGGTAATGGCTGCAACGCAAGGGCCGATCCGCGCCTCGGCCTTCGATGACAAGACCAGCGCCGCTGCCTGGAACGGCAAGCCAAGCTGGTACATCGTGGCCAAGGAAGACCGGATGATCCAGCCGGATCTGCAAAGGGCTTTCGCCAAGAAGATCGGCGCCAAGGTCAGCGAAATCGAAGCCAGCCACGTGCCACAGCAATCACGCCCGGCAGACGTCGCTAAAGTCATCATCCAGGCTGTACAGAAGAGCCAGTAA
- a CDS encoding GMC family oxidoreductase, with protein sequence MPVNPALKKHHYDFIVCGAGTAGSVVAGRLAENPEVQVLLIEAGGGDEHPHVLEPQHWPLNLGSERDWNFVGASNPHLNGRKMPLNMGRGLGGGSSVNVMLWARGHKNDWEDFATDSGDPAWGYASVLQIYQRVEDYRGIADPLRRGSGGPVHVAPVRDAQPIATAMLSAAAAMGIPTFENPNGAMMEGRGGAALNDLIVKDGRRHSIYRAYVAPRCGQPNLTVLTDTLVSRVLFSEQRAIGVQTISNGQAECFYADHEVILSLGAVNTPKVLMQSGVGPEDELQHHGIALVQHLPGVGANHQDHVSFAVIFEYARPQPVGYGGSEATLYWSSESALHLPDMFHCQVEFPVPSAETASLGVPAHGWTMFAGLAHPQSRGRITLSGPDVSDAPIIQPNTLSHPTDRRNALENLRFVQELGAQTPFKGLVKGESLPGKLHTRGLEDYARNAAVTYWHQCGTAKMGRDAMSVVDSQLRVYGVRGLRIADASILPHVTSGNTMAPCVVIGERAVEAIRATYDL encoded by the coding sequence ATGCCCGTGAATCCCGCCCTGAAGAAGCACCATTACGACTTTATTGTCTGCGGGGCGGGGACTGCCGGTTCCGTCGTGGCAGGACGGCTGGCCGAGAATCCCGAGGTCCAGGTATTGCTCATCGAGGCCGGCGGCGGCGATGAGCATCCCCATGTGCTGGAACCGCAGCATTGGCCGTTGAACCTGGGCAGCGAGCGCGATTGGAACTTTGTGGGAGCAAGCAACCCTCATCTCAACGGCAGGAAGATGCCGCTGAACATGGGACGCGGGTTGGGCGGCGGGTCCAGCGTCAATGTCATGCTGTGGGCCCGAGGCCATAAGAACGACTGGGAAGACTTCGCCACCGACAGCGGCGATCCTGCTTGGGGCTACGCCTCGGTCCTGCAGATCTATCAACGCGTGGAAGACTATCGGGGCATCGCCGATCCGCTGCGTCGCGGTAGCGGCGGACCGGTTCATGTTGCGCCTGTCCGGGACGCCCAACCGATTGCGACCGCCATGCTCAGTGCGGCTGCCGCAATGGGTATCCCCACCTTTGAAAACCCCAACGGCGCCATGATGGAGGGTCGCGGAGGTGCGGCCTTGAACGATCTCATCGTCAAGGATGGCCGGCGTCATTCGATCTACCGCGCCTACGTCGCTCCACGCTGTGGCCAGCCCAACCTCACCGTCCTGACCGATACGCTTGTCAGCCGGGTGCTCTTCAGCGAGCAACGCGCCATCGGCGTGCAGACCATCAGCAATGGCCAGGCCGAGTGCTTCTACGCCGATCACGAAGTGATTCTTTCGCTGGGCGCGGTCAACACGCCCAAGGTCCTGATGCAGTCAGGCGTGGGGCCGGAGGATGAATTGCAGCACCATGGCATTGCGCTCGTCCAGCACCTGCCCGGCGTCGGCGCCAACCATCAGGACCACGTGTCCTTTGCGGTTATCTTCGAATACGCGAGGCCACAACCGGTGGGTTACGGCGGCTCGGAGGCGACCCTCTACTGGAGCAGCGAAAGCGCCTTGCATCTTCCGGACATGTTCCACTGCCAGGTTGAATTTCCAGTGCCCAGCGCAGAGACCGCCTCACTCGGCGTTCCCGCCCATGGCTGGACGATGTTCGCTGGCCTTGCCCACCCGCAGAGTCGCGGGCGGATCACGCTCAGCGGCCCGGATGTGAGCGATGCTCCGATCATTCAACCCAACACCCTGTCGCATCCGACCGATCGGCGCAACGCCTTGGAAAACCTTCGTTTCGTCCAGGAGCTGGGTGCCCAGACGCCGTTCAAGGGCTTGGTAAAGGGTGAAAGCCTGCCTGGAAAACTGCACACCCGAGGGTTGGAAGACTATGCTCGCAACGCTGCGGTGACCTACTGGCACCAGTGCGGTACGGCAAAGATGGGCCGGGACGCGATGTCCGTGGTGGACAGTCAATTGCGCGTCTACGGAGTCCGGGGCCTGCGCATTGCCGATGCGTCCATCCTGCCCCATGTCACGAGCGGTAACACGATGGCGCCCTGCGTCGTGATCGGTGAGCGGGCCGTGGAAGCTATCCGCGCCACCTACGACCTGTAG
- a CDS encoding diguanylate cyclase has product MPDRKASLLFAAATATAVMAVTAAVGPITLFWTNETRLERNVVESQIDRIRNVQGLLVDAETGERGYALTEKDDFLQPYYVAVSHLPPAIKSLRSAYQGDPAEEVARVEAFIRHAELKMVHLDRVVKLVSHSGNDAAEAEIAAGGGKELMDTVRALSAELIADETEELVALERQLLSNIRWAVAISILSFIVTLGLGRFIYLSMRSSVRRQSESAVAANLASDQLSLSLARLKRRNGEIGLLAEMARLMQTELSQKETLQLASTYCQKLIPASEGEFFLYRNSADVLQHAAAWGQAEEKGTDAILNPKDCWAIRRGRWHLSVHNHDLRCPHYPAASGTDPVTDCCLPLMAYGEILGLLHIRQIGLRDLSEEGLQIAEAVAEQTALALANGRMRQVLETQSIKDPLTGLYNRRFMDETLNRELVRAERNGACLSVVMIDLDNFKQLNDSYGHSAGDAVLRAASALIVQSLRSSDIACRFGGEELIIILPDCPPEGAVARAESIRVALEEMSLVDHGQTLTATASFGVSSTQTCGANQNALLKAADSALYAAKRSGKNRVESWPLSKR; this is encoded by the coding sequence ATGCCTGATCGTAAAGCCAGCCTTCTTTTTGCCGCCGCCACCGCAACGGCCGTCATGGCCGTCACCGCGGCGGTGGGGCCGATCACGTTGTTCTGGACCAATGAGACGCGTCTGGAGCGCAACGTGGTCGAGTCGCAGATCGACCGAATCCGCAACGTCCAGGGGTTGCTGGTCGACGCGGAGACCGGCGAGCGTGGCTACGCCTTGACGGAAAAGGACGACTTTCTACAGCCGTACTATGTCGCCGTGTCTCACTTGCCTCCTGCCATCAAGAGCCTGCGAAGTGCCTATCAAGGGGATCCGGCCGAAGAGGTTGCGCGTGTCGAAGCATTCATCCGGCACGCCGAGCTGAAAATGGTCCACCTGGACAGGGTCGTGAAGCTGGTCAGCCATAGTGGCAATGATGCGGCCGAGGCCGAGATCGCCGCGGGTGGCGGCAAGGAACTGATGGACACCGTGCGCGCCTTGAGTGCGGAGCTCATTGCTGACGAAACCGAGGAGCTTGTGGCGCTCGAACGCCAGCTTTTGAGCAACATTCGCTGGGCGGTCGCGATTTCAATCCTCAGTTTCATCGTTACCCTGGGGTTAGGACGTTTCATCTACCTGTCCATGCGCAGCAGTGTCCGCCGTCAATCGGAGTCTGCCGTGGCGGCTAACCTGGCCAGCGATCAATTGAGCCTGAGCCTGGCGCGTTTGAAACGCCGAAATGGCGAGATTGGGCTTCTCGCGGAAATGGCCAGGTTGATGCAGACGGAGTTGTCCCAGAAGGAAACGCTTCAGTTGGCCAGTACTTACTGCCAAAAGTTGATACCTGCAAGCGAGGGGGAGTTCTTCCTCTATCGCAACTCGGCTGATGTCCTGCAACACGCGGCAGCGTGGGGACAGGCCGAGGAAAAGGGCACCGATGCGATACTCAACCCCAAGGATTGCTGGGCGATCAGGCGGGGACGCTGGCATTTGTCGGTGCACAACCACGATCTTCGCTGCCCTCATTACCCAGCAGCGTCTGGCACTGACCCAGTGACTGATTGCTGTCTTCCGTTGATGGCTTACGGTGAAATCCTCGGCCTGTTGCATATCCGTCAAATCGGCTTGCGCGACCTGTCCGAGGAGGGCCTGCAGATCGCTGAAGCCGTGGCGGAACAAACGGCGCTGGCGTTGGCGAATGGCCGCATGCGCCAAGTGTTGGAAACCCAGTCCATAAAGGACCCGCTGACCGGGCTGTACAACCGCCGTTTCATGGACGAGACGCTCAACCGCGAGCTGGTGCGCGCCGAGCGCAACGGGGCGTGCCTGAGTGTCGTGATGATCGACCTCGATAACTTCAAGCAGTTGAATGACTCTTACGGCCACTCGGCAGGCGACGCCGTGCTGCGTGCGGCTTCCGCCTTGATCGTGCAATCGCTGAGATCCTCCGACATTGCCTGCCGATTTGGCGGGGAAGAGCTGATCATCATCCTTCCGGACTGTCCGCCCGAAGGTGCTGTGGCCCGAGCCGAATCCATACGGGTCGCTCTGGAAGAGATGAGTCTGGTTGACCACGGCCAGACGCTCACTGCGACTGCTTCATTCGGTGTGTCCTCCACACAAACCTGCGGGGCCAATCAGAATGCACTGTTGAAAGCCGCTGACTCGGCGCTTTACGCGGCCAAGCGTTCTGGAAAGAACCGGGTTGAATCCTGGCCCTTGTCAAAAAGGTGA
- a CDS encoding thiamine pyrophosphate-binding protein codes for MPSTPCVPSSIRGQRGADLFVEVLRSEGVRHVFGNPGTTELPLLDALSGVHDIHYVLGLQEASVVAMADGYAQASGRPAFVNLHTAGGLGNAMGAILNAKMANTPLVITAGQQDTRHGVTDPLLHGDLVSLARPSVKWAEEIQHPEHIPMLLRRALQDCRTGPTGPVFLSLPINVMEQHTNTGAGQPSRIERGAVTAAIEPLADALSTVTPGRLAMIVGEEVFQSNAQGEAVRLAEALGAPVFGPSWPGHIPFPTAHPQWLGALAPKAADIRQTFAEFDAVLLLGGHSLISYQYSDGPAIPPHCHLIQLTGDGHQLGRVHETALGLIGDIKLSLQLLLPLLDKQLAPHSQAIAMLRNVAAHERNNRRVEVAERARREFDTPVTTPFVAAHEAVRAIGPDVWIVDEAPVTIPHVRACLDSHSASQYLFTRSAILGWGMPAAVGTSLGLDRSPVVCLVGDGSAMYSPQALWTAAHERLPVTFVVMNNGEYNILKNYARNQAHYRSAGTNQFIGMDIRDPAIDFLALASALGIASRRVERASDIAGAVEDGIRSGRPNLIELPITA; via the coding sequence ATGCCCTCAACCCCCTGTGTCCCGTCCAGCATCCGTGGGCAACGCGGCGCGGACCTGTTCGTGGAGGTGCTACGCAGTGAAGGCGTTCGCCATGTCTTCGGCAATCCGGGGACAACCGAGTTGCCGTTGCTCGATGCGCTCTCGGGCGTCCATGACATTCACTACGTGCTCGGCCTCCAGGAAGCCTCCGTCGTGGCGATGGCCGACGGTTATGCGCAAGCGTCCGGGCGTCCTGCTTTCGTCAATCTGCACACGGCCGGTGGGCTTGGCAATGCGATGGGCGCCATCCTGAACGCGAAGATGGCGAACACGCCGTTGGTGATCACCGCGGGCCAGCAAGACACCCGCCATGGGGTGACCGATCCGCTGCTTCACGGTGATCTGGTCAGCCTCGCCCGGCCGAGCGTCAAGTGGGCGGAAGAAATCCAGCATCCGGAACATATCCCGATGCTGCTGCGCCGTGCTCTTCAGGACTGTCGCACAGGGCCGACCGGCCCGGTTTTCCTTTCGCTGCCGATCAACGTGATGGAGCAGCACACGAATACCGGTGCTGGCCAGCCGTCGCGAATCGAACGGGGGGCGGTGACCGCAGCAATCGAGCCATTGGCTGACGCTTTATCGACGGTTACCCCGGGCCGGCTGGCGATGATCGTCGGTGAAGAGGTGTTCCAGTCGAATGCGCAAGGGGAAGCGGTGAGGCTCGCCGAAGCACTCGGCGCGCCGGTGTTCGGGCCCTCCTGGCCCGGGCATATCCCGTTCCCCACCGCTCATCCGCAATGGCTAGGCGCCCTGGCGCCCAAGGCTGCCGACATCAGGCAAACATTCGCTGAATTCGACGCTGTGCTGCTTCTCGGCGGCCACTCGCTGATCAGCTACCAATACTCGGACGGCCCGGCGATTCCTCCTCACTGCCACCTCATTCAGTTGACCGGCGATGGCCACCAACTGGGCAGGGTCCATGAAACGGCGCTGGGATTGATAGGCGACATAAAGCTGTCGTTGCAGCTGCTGCTGCCATTACTGGATAAACAACTGGCCCCGCACAGCCAGGCAATCGCGATGCTGCGAAATGTCGCTGCGCACGAGCGCAATAACCGTCGAGTCGAAGTGGCCGAGCGCGCGCGCCGTGAATTCGATACGCCGGTGACCACGCCTTTCGTGGCGGCCCATGAAGCTGTCCGGGCCATCGGCCCTGACGTCTGGATCGTCGACGAAGCGCCGGTCACCATCCCTCACGTGCGTGCTTGCCTGGATTCACATTCGGCCAGCCAGTACCTGTTTACCCGTAGCGCCATCCTCGGCTGGGGCATGCCGGCGGCTGTCGGTACCTCCCTTGGCCTGGACCGCAGCCCGGTGGTCTGTCTGGTCGGCGATGGCTCGGCGATGTATTCACCCCAAGCGCTGTGGACAGCTGCCCACGAGCGTTTGCCGGTGACTTTCGTGGTCATGAACAATGGCGAATACAACATCCTGAAAAACTACGCGCGTAACCAGGCGCACTACCGCAGTGCCGGCACCAACCAGTTCATCGGCATGGACATCCGCGACCCGGCCATCGACTTCCTGGCCCTCGCTTCTGCCCTGGGGATTGCCTCGCGCAGGGTCGAGCGAGCCAGCGACATTGCCGGGGCGGTCGAGGACGGTATTCGCTCGGGCCGTCCCAATCTCATCGAATTGCCGATCACGGCTTGA
- a CDS encoding LysR family transcriptional regulator — MPFIEPAGRQAVTAYRAPLRAPEPWLALAAGIEPQVAQCFLVSARCGCFMQASRSLNVKATWLRKQLAQLEARLQRSLFSFQGSTLALTREGRQLQARLLALGEDDPPALADQPLIRLAVAESILHDILGRDLISLLRRNASVRLQIITLDSELALQAVSADLVLWLSDGQESTPGPSVATQPPERLARLDYLPHIAKRYSRPASRPRRLEELNDYMLVQWQADSQVGSFTPWNTLVEQRRAGVVQVQSYELMLEMIRCCACIGLLPQYMSHFDRGLLALPGLFEQPMQRHLWMAVSTEARPVPQVQMLIELIRHTLDERREWFRA, encoded by the coding sequence ATGCCTTTCATAGAGCCCGCAGGACGCCAGGCTGTCACCGCATACCGCGCGCCCTTGCGCGCGCCTGAGCCCTGGTTGGCCTTGGCCGCTGGCATCGAGCCCCAGGTAGCGCAGTGTTTTCTGGTCAGCGCCCGTTGCGGCTGTTTCATGCAGGCGTCCCGCAGCCTGAACGTCAAGGCCACCTGGCTGCGCAAACAGTTGGCCCAGCTGGAAGCTCGCTTGCAGCGATCGCTGTTCAGCTTCCAGGGCAGCACCCTGGCGCTTACCCGCGAAGGACGGCAATTGCAGGCGCGCTTGCTCGCCCTGGGCGAGGACGATCCGCCAGCGCTGGCCGATCAACCGCTGATTCGCCTTGCAGTGGCCGAGTCGATCCTGCATGACATTCTGGGTCGTGACCTGATCTCGTTGCTGCGCCGCAACGCCAGCGTGCGCTTGCAAATCATCACCCTGGACAGCGAACTGGCGCTGCAGGCGGTCAGTGCCGACTTGGTGCTGTGGCTGAGTGACGGGCAGGAATCGACGCCGGGGCCGAGCGTTGCGACACAGCCGCCGGAGCGGCTGGCGCGGCTGGACTATCTGCCGCACATCGCCAAGCGTTATTCCCGTCCGGCCAGTCGTCCGCGCCGGTTGGAAGAGCTGAACGACTACATGTTGGTGCAATGGCAGGCCGACAGCCAGGTGGGCAGTTTCACGCCGTGGAATACCCTCGTCGAGCAACGGCGCGCCGGCGTGGTGCAAGTGCAATCCTATGAGTTGATGCTGGAAATGATCCGCTGCTGCGCCTGCATTGGCCTGTTGCCGCAATACATGAGCCATTTCGATCGCGGCCTGCTCGCCTTGCCGGGGTTGTTTGAGCAGCCGATGCAGCGCCACCTGTGGATGGCGGTGAGCACCGAGGCCCGGCCAGTGCCGCAGGTGCAGATGCTCATCGAACTGATCCGCCACACGCTGGATGAGCGCAGGGAATGGTTCCGGGCTTGA
- a CDS encoding peptidylprolyl isomerase — protein MKKPTFVISAAALGLVAVAVALGLRPGNDPVAAVQSVSVATSESPSLARLGSQQVSPEELKALLAALAPEVRQQMRGNRAALEGWIRARLAEKAVLEQADAQGWRQRPEVERQMRAATEQIVFRDYLQSVSQVPAGYPSEDELKQAYEAGKANWTAPALYRVSQIFLAATEPQTVEAVRRQAVELSKKAQAAPAEFAALASRYSQDRASAERGGDSGFQPLQQLVPTVREAVARLKVGAVSDPVQSAAGFHVIKLTEQQPAREATLDEVRERLTQALRAQRQEQIAKAYLDGMLDTATLSIDGAQLSKVLEEVR, from the coding sequence GTGAAAAAGCCAACGTTTGTCATCAGTGCCGCAGCGCTAGGCCTGGTCGCCGTGGCTGTTGCCCTCGGCTTGCGTCCCGGCAACGATCCGGTGGCGGCGGTGCAATCGGTCAGCGTGGCGACAAGCGAGTCGCCGAGCCTGGCGCGGTTGGGCAGCCAGCAGGTCAGCCCGGAAGAACTCAAGGCGTTGCTAGCGGCGCTTGCCCCCGAGGTTCGCCAGCAGATGCGCGGCAACCGCGCCGCACTGGAGGGCTGGATCCGCGCAAGGCTGGCGGAAAAAGCCGTGCTGGAGCAGGCCGATGCCCAAGGCTGGCGTCAGCGCCCGGAGGTCGAACGCCAGATGCGCGCTGCGACCGAGCAGATTGTCTTTCGCGATTATCTGCAGTCGGTCAGCCAGGTGCCGGCCGGGTATCCCAGCGAGGATGAGCTGAAACAGGCCTACGAAGCGGGAAAAGCCAACTGGACCGCGCCGGCGCTGTACCGGGTCAGCCAGATTTTCCTTGCGGCGACCGAGCCACAGACCGTCGAGGCGGTGCGCCGTCAAGCCGTGGAGCTGAGCAAAAAGGCTCAGGCCGCGCCGGCTGAATTCGCCGCGCTGGCCAGCCGTTATTCCCAGGACCGCGCCAGTGCCGAGCGCGGCGGCGACAGCGGCTTCCAGCCGTTGCAACAGCTGGTGCCGACGGTGCGCGAGGCGGTGGCGCGGTTGAAGGTAGGCGCGGTATCGGACCCGGTGCAGAGCGCGGCGGGCTTTCACGTGATCAAGCTCACCGAGCAGCAACCGGCGCGGGAAGCGACTCTGGATGAGGTCCGCGAGCGCCTGACCCAGGCCTTGCGCGCCCAGCGCCAGGAACAGATCGCCAAGGCCTACCTGGACGGCATGCTCGACACCGCGACGTTGAGCATTGATGGCGCGCAGTTGAGCAAGGTGCTGGAGGAGGTTCGGTAG
- a CDS encoding YbjN domain-containing protein: MTSLIEHVTAASLTEVLQAAGYRVNETEQNGIVQLLSASQGIGYAVRFGNPTPTPGQYLDFTFSCALRVQGELPAGLAELWNASRRFARLSVQGEFLVMEMDVVVAAGVSAEHLRSNLELWDRLLQEFIVYLREFSQNAARLHTGAEPAEAAQEEAAAL, encoded by the coding sequence ATGACTTCATTGATTGAACACGTCACCGCCGCGTCCCTCACCGAGGTGTTGCAAGCTGCAGGTTATCGGGTTAACGAAACCGAGCAGAACGGTATCGTGCAACTGCTCAGCGCCAGCCAGGGCATCGGTTATGCCGTGCGCTTCGGCAATCCGACGCCGACGCCGGGCCAATACCTGGACTTCACCTTCAGCTGTGCCTTGCGCGTGCAGGGTGAATTGCCGGCCGGGCTGGCGGAGCTGTGGAACGCCTCGCGACGCTTTGCCCGGTTGTCGGTACAGGGCGAATTCCTGGTGATGGAAATGGATGTGGTTGTGGCGGCCGGTGTCAGCGCCGAGCACCTGCGCAGCAACCTGGAACTGTGGGACCGGTTGCTTCAGGAATTCATCGTCTACCTGCGCGAGTTCAGCCAGAACGCCGCCCGCCTGCACACCGGCGCCGAGCCCGCTGAAGCCGCGCAGGAGGAGGCCGCCGCACTGTGA